In one window of Nerophis ophidion isolate RoL-2023_Sa linkage group LG05, RoL_Noph_v1.0, whole genome shotgun sequence DNA:
- the LOC133552591 gene encoding protocadherin alpha-8-like, which produces MASREQWNTAGGLFFILLCLCGWTRAQITYSVSEEVDKGTAVGNLAKDLNLSVQQLQSTALQITSGYKRRYFDINLESGLLVVSDRIDREELCPNVMKCSLNIEAVLSNPRRLHRIEVVINDINDNAPVFLEEITTIDMSEMSFLGERHPLPIAHDADVGANSVKTYKLNPNDYFVLDLQSNSGRVSAELVLQKALDRETQAVIELTLTAIDGGKPPKSGTIQIQINVLDVNDNSPLFSKSLYKVQVVENADIGNALVTLSATDLDDGINGHLVYSFVERGHFNADDTFTLNENTGEITIKGEINYEETQAYEIRVQVRDKGIPPRLSHSKVLVEVIDVNDNAPEIIVSSLMSPVKEDAEIGTAVAMVTITDKDGGKNGQTKCNIAGSVPFVLKSNYKNYYSLLVDGLLDREVVSQYLVTLTATDEGSPPLSTTSVVTIQVSDVNDNPPRFMEPVINVYLKENTPTGTNVYTLTTTDADSVENAKAVYHLIDSSSKSTQIASMININSESGNIVSLQSFDYEKLKTFQFKVQATDSGVPPLSSNVTVNVFILDENDNSPTILAPYSEHSSVNSESIPYSAEAGYFVAKIRAVDADSGYNALLSYHLSESKGNNNNNLFRIGTSTGEIRTKRRMSDNDLKSHPLVVSVCDHGEASLSATVSIDVVVLESTADIHTQFRHVPIKEENFSDLHLYLLIAIVAVSLIFLLSLITLIAVRCHRQTDGTFGRYGAPMITTHPDGSWSYSKATQQYDVCFSSDTLKSDVVVFPGPYPPVDAELISINGGDTFSRTQTLPNTDKVSKMYQFKYSLKCIDLHST; this is translated from the coding sequence ATGGCATCCCGGGAACAATGGAATACGGCTGGGGGCCTGTTTTTTATTCTGCTTTGTCTGTGCGGCTGGACCAGGGCTCAGATAACCTACTCCGTATCGGAGGAGGTAGACAAAGGGACGGCAGTGGGGAACCTTGCTAAGGATTTAAACCTCAGTGTGCAGCAACTTCAATCCACGGCCCTGCAGATAACCTCCGGGTACAAAAGACGGTATTTTGACATTAATTTAGAGTCTGGATTATTGGTTGTTAGCGATAGGATAGACAGAGAGGAGTTATgtccaaatgtaatgaaatgtTCTTTAAACATAGAAGCTGTATTGAGTAACCCTCGCAGACTCCATCGAATTGAGGTTGTGATTAATGACATTAATGACAATGCACCTGTTTTTCTTGAAGAAATAACAACAATAGATATGTCCGAAATGTCTTTTCTTGGGGAGCGACATCCGCTCCCAATAGCTCATGATGCAGATGTGGGTGCAAACTCTGTTAAGACCTACAAATTAAACCCAAATGACTATTTTGTTTTGGATTTACAAAGCAACAGTGGTAGAGTCTCCGCTGAGCTCGTACTGCAAAAAGCATTAGATCGAGAAACGCAGGCTGTAATTGAGCTCACGCTCACTGCCATAGATGGAGGAAAACCTCCTAAATCAGGCAccatacaaatacaaataaacgtCCTTGATGTAAACGACAATTCTCCTTTGTTTAGCAAATCCCTATATAAGGTCCAAGTTGTTGAGAATGCAGATATTGGCAACGCACTAGTTACTCTGTCTGCTACTGATTTAGATGACGGCATTAATGGTCATCTGGTCTATTCCTTTGTAGAACGAGGACATTTTAACGCAGATGATACATTTACTCTAAATGAAAACACTGGCGAAATCACCATTAAGGGTGAAATTAATTATGAAGAAACTCAAGCATATGAGATCCGTGTTCAAGTGCGGGACAAAGGCATTCCTCCTCGTTTGTCGCACAGCAAAGTTTTAGTGGAAGTCATCGATGTGAATGACAACGCACCTGAAATCATTGTGTCATCACTCATGAGTCCGGTTAAAGAGGATGCAGAAATAGGCACggcggttgccatggtgacaataacGGATAAGGACGGTGGCAAGAATGGCCAAACAAAGTGTAACATTGCTGGATCAGTACCATTTGTTTTAAAGTCTAACTATAAAAACTACTACTCGTTGCTGGTAGACGGGCTTCTTGACAGGGAAGTTGTTTCACAATATCTTGTAACACTAACAGCTACTGATGAAGGCAGTCCTCCTTTGTCCACGACAAGCGTCGTCACCATTCAGGTTTCTGATGTTAATGACAACCCACCTCGATTCATGGAGCCTGTAATTAATGTATATCTAAAGGAGAATACTCCAACTGGAACGAATGTTTACACTTTGACAACCACGGATGCTGATTCAGTTGAAAATGCCAAAGCAGTTTATCATTTAATTGACAGTTCTTCAAAATCTACACAAATCGCTTCAATGATAAACATCAACTCAGAGAGTGGAAATATAGTCAGtttgcagtcttttgactatgagAAGTTAAAGACGTTCCAGTTTAAAGTTCAGGCCACAGACTCTGGTGTTCCTCCACTCAGCAGCAATGTGACTGTCAATGTTTTTATCCTGGATGAGAATGACAACAGTCCCACCATTCTGGCGCCATATTCTGAGCACAGCTCCGTTAACAGTGAGAGCATCCCCTATTCTGCtgaagcgggatactttgtggcAAAGATCAGGGCTGTAGACGCAGACTCTGGATACAATGCACTGCTCTCCTATCACCTGTCTGAGTCCAaaggcaacaacaacaacaacctctTCCGGATCGGAACCAGCACCGGGGAGATCCGCACCAAGAGGAGAATGAGTGACAATGACCTGAAAAGTCACCCCTTGGTGGTGTCGGTGTGTGATCATGGAGAAGCCTCCCTGTCAGCTACTGTGTCTATTGATGTGGTGGTGCTTGAAAGCACAGCTGACATCCACACTCAGTTCAGACATGTGCCCATAAAGGAGGAGAACTTCTCCGACTTACACCTGTACCTGCTCATCGCCATTGTGGCCGTGTCACTCATCTTTCTGCTCAGCCTCATCACTTTAATAGCCGTCAGAtgccacagacagacagacggcaCTTTCGGCAGGTACGGCGCCCCGATGATCACCACCCATCCTGACGGGAGCTGGTCTTACTCCAAAGCTACTCAGCAGTATGACGTGTGTTTCAGCTCAGACACACTCAAGAGTGACGTAGTGGTTTTCCCCGGACCTTATCCACCTGTAGATGCTGAACTGATCAGTATTAATGGAGGAGACACCTTTAGCAGGACTCAAACTTTACCTAACACTGATAAGGTAAGCAAAATGTATCAATTCAAATACTCTCTGAAATGTATAGATTTACACAGTACTTGA
- the LOC133552594 gene encoding protocadherin alpha-8-like — protein MASREQWNTAGGLFFILLCLCGWTRAQITYSVSEEVDKGTAVGNLAKDLNLSVQQLQSTSLQITSGYKRRYFDINLESGLLVVSDRIDREELCPNVMKCSLNIEAALSNPRRLHRIEVVINDINDNAPVFLEEITTINMYENTFLGERHPLPIAHDADVGANSVKTYKLNPNDYFVLDLQSNSGRVSAELVLQKALDRETQAVIELTLTAIDGGKPPKSGTIQIQINVLDVNDNSPLFSKSLYKVQVVENADIGNTLVTLSATDLDDGINGHLVYSFVERGHFNADDTFTLNENTGEITIKGEINYEETQAYEIRVQVRDKGNPPRLSHSKVLVEVIDVNDNAPEIIVSSLMSPVKEDAEIGTAVAMVTITDKDGGKNGQTKCNIAGSVPFVLKSNYKNYYSLLVDGLLDREVVSQYLVTLTATDEGSPPLSTTSVVTIQVSDVNDNPPRFMEPVINVYLKENTPTGTNVYTLTTTDADSVENAKAAYHLIDSSSKSTQIASMININSESGDIVSLQSFDYEKLKTLQFKVQATDSGVPPLSSNVTVNVFILDENDNSPTILAPYSEHSSVNSESIPYSAEAGYFVAKIRAVDADSGYNALLSYHLSESKGNNNNNLFRIGTSTGEIRTKRRMSDNDLKSHPLVVSVCDHGEASLSATVSIDVVVLESTADIHTQFRHVPIKEENFSDLHLYLLIAIVAVSLIFLLSLITLIAVRCHRQTDGTFGRYGAPMITTHPDGSWSYSKATQQYDVCFSSDTLKSDVVVFPGPYPPVDAELISINGGDTFSRTQTLPNTDKVSKMY, from the coding sequence ATGGCATCCCGGGAACAATGGAATACGGCCGGGGGCCTGTTTTTTATTCTGCTTTGTCTGTGCGGCTGGACCAGGGCTCAGATAACCTACTCCGTATCGGAGGAGGTAGACAAAGGGACGGCAGTGGGGAACCTTGCTAAGGATTTAAACCTCAGTGTGCAGCAACTTCAATCCACGAGCCTGCAGATAACCTCCGGGTACAAAAGACGGTATTTTGACATTAATTTAGAGTCTGGATTATTGGTTGTTAGCGATAGGATAGACAGAGAGGAGTTATgtccaaatgtaatgaaatgcTCTTTAAATATAGAAGCTGCGTTGAGTAACCCTCGCAGACTCCATCGAATTGAGGTTGTGATTAATGACATTAATGACAATGCACCTGTTTTTCTTGAAgaaataacaacaataaatatgtatgaaaacacgTTTCTTGGTGAGAGGCATCCGCTCCCAATAGCTCACGATGCAGATGTGGGTGCAAACTCTGTTAAGACCTACAAATTAAACCCGAATGACTATTTTGTTTTGGATTTACAAAGCAACAGTGGTAGAGTCTCCGCTGAGCTCGTACTGCAAAAAGCATTAGATCGAGAAACGCAGGCTGTAATTGAGCTCACGCTCACTGCCATAGATGGAGGAAAACCTCCTAAATCAGGCAccatacaaatacaaataaacgtCCTTGATGTAAACGACAATTCTCCTTTGTTTAGCAAATCCCTCTATAAGGTCCAAGTTGTTGAGAATGCAGATATTGGCAACACACTGGTAACTCTGTCTGCTACTGATTTAGATGACGGCATAAATGGTCATCTGGTCTATTCCTTTGTAGAACGAGGACATTTTAACGCAGATGATACATTTACTCTAAATGAAAACACTGGCGAAATCACCATTAAGGGTGAAATTAATTATGAAGAAACTCAAGCATATGAGATCCGTGTTCAAGTGCGGGACAAAGGCAATCCTCCTCGTTTGTCGCACAGCAAAGTTTTAGTGGAAGTCATCGACGTGAATGACAACGCACCTGAAATCATTGTGTCATCACTCATGAGTCCGGTTAAAGAGGATGCAGAAATAGGCACggcggttgccatggtgacaattaCGGATAAGGACGGCGGCAAGAATGGCCAAACAAAGTGTAACATTGCTGGATCAGTACCATTTGTTTTAAAGTCTAACTATAAAAACTACTACTCGTTGCTGGTAGACGGGCTTCTTGACAGGGAAGTTGTTTCACAATATCTTGTAACACTAACAGCTACTGATGAAGGCAGTCCTCCTTTGTCCACGACAAGCGTCGTCACCATTCAGGTTTCTGATGTTAATGACAACCCACCTCGATTCATGGAGCCTGTAATTAATGTATATCTAAAGGAGAATACTCCAACTGGAACGAATGTTTACACTTTGACAACCACAGATGCTGATTCAGTTGAAAATGCAAAAGCAGCTTATCATTTAATTGACAGTTCTTCAAAATCTACACAAATCGCTTCAATGATAAACATCAACTCAGAGAGTGGAGATATAGTCAGTTTGCAATCGTTTGACTACGAGAAGTTAAAGACGTTGCAGTTTAAAGTCCAGGCCACAGACTCTGGTGTTCCTCCACTCAGCAGCAACGTGACTGTCAACGTTTTTATCCTGGATGAGAATGACAACAGTCCCACCATTCTGGCGCCATATTCTGAGCACAGCTCCGTTAACAGTGAGAGCATCCCCTATTCTGCtgaagcgggatactttgtggcAAAGATCAGGGCTGTAGACGCAGACTCTGGATACAATGCACTGCTCTCCTATCACCTGTCTGAGTCCAaaggcaacaacaacaacaacttatTCCGGATCGGAACCAGCACCGGGGAGATCCGCACCAAGAGGAGAATGAGTGACAATGACCTGAAAAGTCACCCCTTGGTGGTGTCGGTGTGTGATCATGGAGAAGCCTCCCTGTCAGCTACTGTGTCTATTGATGTGGTGGTGCTTGAAAGCACAGCTGACATCCACACTCAGTTCAGACATGTGCCCATAAAGGAGGAGAACTTCTCCGACTTACACCTGTACCTGCTCATCGCCATTGTGGCCGTGTCACTCATCTTTCTGCTCAGCCTCATCACTTTAATAGCCGTCAGAtgccacagacagacagacggcaCTTTCGGCAGGTACGGCGCCCCGATGATCACCACCCATCCTGACGGGAGCTGGTCTTACTCCAAAGCTACTCAGCAGTATGACGTGTGTTTCAGCTCAGACACACTCAAGAGTGACGTAGTGGTTTTCCCCGGACCTTATCCACCTGTAGATGCTGAACTGATCAGTATTAATGGAGGAGACACCTTTAGCAGGACTCAGACTTTACCTAACACTGACAAGGTAAGCAAAATGTATTGA